One Candidatus Binatia bacterium genomic window carries:
- a CDS encoding NAD(P)H-hydrate dehydratase yields the protein MAIRLVSAAQMRMLDRVTIEEFGVPSFALMERAARGAVKVFHRHFPAESRKRVLIVAGKGNNGGDGMVCARLLAEQGISVSVALLADPGDLKGDAARAYRELVGTAISVVPNINPRELAALLSDATAVFDGLLGTGLNSPVSGALAEAIDLLNGSGKPILALDTPSGLDSDRGIPLGRAVCANVTATFGLPKVGLVVYPGRAFVGRLEVVDIGIPEAAVTRAEPRYWQLEAVDVARRLIHRPPTAHKGTCGHVLVVGGAIGRTGAAKMAAEGALRAGAGLVTLAGPASLQLTLSSHLPEMMTLPLPDRGGQLRFDETALRKALEGKTAVVLGPGMGVSEDGRNFVSFILEKTDVPAVCDADALTCLAELWARGHTRRTNLVLTPHPGEFARLTGIVVPEVQQNRPLLAREFAVRHGCVLVLKGASTVIAEENGTVWVNPTGNPGMASGGMGDVLAGLLGGFLAQGLRAVDAALVAVYIHGAAADSLAQSYGETGYVATEVAREVPRQLHALRDTS from the coding sequence ATGGCGATCCGTTTGGTGTCTGCGGCTCAGATGCGCATGTTGGATCGCGTGACCATCGAGGAATTCGGTGTTCCGAGTTTCGCCTTAATGGAGCGCGCGGCCCGTGGTGCAGTCAAGGTGTTTCACCGGCACTTTCCCGCTGAAAGCCGGAAGCGGGTTCTCATCGTGGCGGGAAAGGGAAACAACGGAGGAGATGGCATGGTTTGCGCCCGCCTGCTCGCCGAGCAGGGGATTTCGGTTTCCGTCGCGCTGTTGGCGGACCCAGGAGATCTCAAGGGCGATGCCGCGCGTGCATATCGGGAACTTGTGGGCACGGCAATCTCGGTAGTGCCCAATATCAATCCGCGAGAGCTTGCTGCTCTCCTGTCCGATGCGACGGCCGTGTTCGATGGGCTGCTTGGCACGGGTTTGAACTCCCCGGTGTCGGGGGCGTTGGCCGAGGCAATTGATTTGCTGAATGGCAGCGGAAAGCCCATTCTCGCACTCGACACACCTTCTGGCTTAGACTCAGACAGGGGGATTCCCTTAGGCAGGGCGGTCTGCGCAAACGTAACCGCTACATTCGGGCTGCCTAAAGTTGGTCTGGTAGTCTACCCAGGCCGCGCTTTTGTCGGTCGACTCGAAGTCGTCGATATTGGCATCCCCGAAGCAGCTGTAACACGGGCGGAGCCTCGTTACTGGCAACTTGAAGCGGTTGACGTTGCCCGTCGCCTCATCCATCGCCCGCCGACAGCACACAAGGGAACTTGCGGCCACGTACTGGTGGTCGGCGGCGCTATTGGCCGCACCGGCGCTGCAAAGATGGCGGCAGAAGGCGCCTTGCGGGCTGGCGCGGGGCTGGTGACGCTCGCAGGCCCGGCGTCGCTGCAGTTGACTTTGTCCTCCCATTTGCCCGAGATGATGACCCTCCCGCTGCCGGACCGGGGCGGTCAACTGCGGTTTGATGAAACCGCGTTACGGAAGGCCTTAGAAGGAAAGACTGCAGTGGTCCTGGGGCCGGGGATGGGAGTCTCGGAAGACGGTCGGAACTTCGTGAGCTTCATTTTGGAGAAGACCGACGTGCCCGCGGTGTGCGATGCGGATGCTCTCACCTGTCTTGCCGAGTTGTGGGCCCGAGGGCACACACGGCGCACCAACTTAGTGCTGACACCACACCCGGGAGAATTTGCCCGGCTTACGGGCATTGTGGTCCCAGAAGTGCAACAGAATCGACCGCTGTTGGCACGGGAGTTTGCTGTTCGGCATGGCTGCGTTTTGGTGCTCAAGGGCGCGAGCACGGTGATTGCGGAAGAGAATGGCACGGTTTGGGTCAATCCGACTGGAAATCCCGGCATGGCTTCCGGGGGGATGGGCGACGTCTTAGCTGGTTTGCTCGGTGGCTTCTTGGCCCAAGGACTGCGAGCCGTGGATGCAGCCTTGGTTGCCGTGTACATCCATGGTGCTGCTGCAGATTCCCTGGCGCAAAGCTATGGCGAGACTGGCTACGTCGCCACGGAAGTGGCCCGCGAGGTGCCCCGCCAGCTTCATGCATTGCGTGACACGTCGTAA
- a CDS encoding CdaR family protein, whose protein sequence is MARFLEALRRAVTAIWDPRRWWQALTHNLLLKILSLAIAFGLWSFVNFGERDTVETVKVALELRNLPPNLMITSPRPDFVEVQLIGPRTLLGRIDRNRLALPIDLNGVRPGPAVFRLSPEALVLPRGVRVQRITPAQVTLELERVGHKIVPVRLRLHGRLRPEFQMAETKIAPEMVEVIGPASTIEDVTVAYTQPIDISNVEPGIFEREVALEPVGDYVSFSATRVVVQLRVEDVITTRELRRVPIEVRNARSSAAVTPGTVRVLLRGPKRLLQEAGIEERLAYVDASGKSPGRHRLAVVYDPPAGAEVVSIEPPDVLVNLAASHEQPRGRR, encoded by the coding sequence ATGGCTCGCTTCCTGGAGGCCTTGCGCCGTGCCGTGACCGCCATCTGGGACCCGCGCCGCTGGTGGCAGGCGCTGACCCACAACTTGTTACTAAAGATCCTCTCCCTCGCCATCGCCTTCGGGCTGTGGAGCTTCGTAAATTTCGGCGAGCGCGATACGGTGGAAACCGTTAAGGTCGCGCTCGAGCTGCGCAATCTCCCTCCGAACCTGATGATCACAAGTCCGCGGCCCGATTTCGTCGAAGTACAGTTGATTGGACCACGGACTTTGCTGGGGAGAATCGACCGGAACCGGCTCGCCCTCCCAATAGATTTGAACGGCGTCCGCCCGGGACCAGCCGTTTTCCGGCTGAGCCCGGAAGCGTTAGTTTTGCCCCGCGGAGTCCGCGTGCAGCGCATCACTCCAGCGCAAGTCACTTTGGAGCTCGAGCGTGTGGGGCATAAAATCGTCCCGGTGCGCTTGCGCTTGCACGGCCGGCTCAGGCCTGAGTTTCAAATGGCCGAAACGAAAATTGCACCTGAAATGGTCGAAGTGATCGGCCCCGCCTCCACGATTGAGGACGTGACGGTTGCTTATACGCAGCCCATCGACATCAGTAACGTGGAACCAGGGATCTTCGAGAGAGAGGTCGCCCTAGAGCCTGTCGGCGACTATGTGTCGTTCAGTGCCACGCGCGTCGTGGTGCAGCTCCGGGTCGAGGACGTTATTACCACTCGGGAGCTGCGCCGCGTGCCCATCGAAGTTCGGAATGCGCGCAGCTCCGCGGCGGTGACACCCGGTACCGTCCGCGTCCTGCTACGCGGACCGAAGCGCTTACTTCAGGAGGCTGGAATCGAGGAACGCCTCGCTTACGTGGATGCGTCCGGCAAAAGCCCCGGAAGGCATCGCTTGGCGGTTGTGTACGATCCGCCGGCTGGAGCTGAAGTGGTTTCGATCGAACCTCCAGATGTGCTGGTGAACCTTGCTGCTTCTCATGAACAACCTCGCGGTCGCCGCTGA
- the glmM gene encoding phosphoglucosamine mutase has protein sequence MAHLFGTDGIRGVANKPPLDPLTVVRIGQHLRQRQRRLGRSQRTLVARDTRISGPMIEAALVAGLCSAGGEPLLAGVLPTPAAARLARHRFACDSVVISASHNPWHDNGVKLIGSDGYKWSSQEEEEFEAALFSGDQPVPAEGIGAAESSVGTPTPVTDAADWYVDSVLESLHGRKSLGGLRLAVDCANGAAVPVAPALFEQAGARVTALAAAPDGYNINLNSGALCPKALQATVVEQGADAGAAFDGDADRLVLVDETGTVLDGDGLLWILARHLAETGKLRRAVVVGTVMSNFGLERALGTLGVQLVRAPVGDRYVVELMRQSGSQLGGEPSGHIVWLDHTTTGDGILTALAVLQIASLRQRRLSELRTGLDLLPQIQTNVEAKNPRAAVADEHVQRVTRAAGEALEGKGRVLVRASGTEPVVRILVEGEDVGLLATWAEELAAAVRAVSAR, from the coding sequence ATGGCTCACCTCTTCGGTACGGACGGGATTCGCGGAGTTGCGAACAAACCACCGCTGGATCCTCTGACCGTGGTACGCATTGGACAGCACCTTCGTCAGCGTCAGCGCCGACTCGGTCGCAGCCAGCGCACGCTCGTTGCGCGAGACACACGAATTTCGGGCCCGATGATCGAGGCCGCTTTGGTCGCGGGGCTGTGCTCGGCAGGCGGCGAACCGTTGCTCGCTGGTGTCTTACCCACGCCGGCAGCAGCAAGGCTCGCCCGCCATCGGTTCGCCTGTGATTCCGTCGTGATCTCTGCCTCGCACAACCCTTGGCATGACAATGGTGTGAAGCTGATCGGGTCCGACGGTTACAAGTGGTCGTCTCAGGAGGAAGAGGAGTTCGAAGCCGCGCTGTTCTCTGGCGACCAACCTGTACCGGCGGAAGGCATCGGTGCGGCTGAAAGTAGCGTTGGTACGCCGACCCCGGTGACGGATGCGGCTGACTGGTACGTCGACTCCGTTTTGGAGTCGCTCCACGGACGGAAGAGCCTCGGCGGGTTACGTTTGGCAGTCGATTGCGCCAACGGTGCAGCTGTGCCGGTGGCGCCAGCCCTTTTTGAACAAGCGGGCGCACGCGTGACGGCGCTTGCCGCGGCGCCCGACGGTTACAACATCAACCTTAATTCCGGAGCGTTGTGCCCAAAGGCTTTGCAGGCCACCGTAGTCGAACAAGGCGCCGATGCGGGTGCTGCGTTTGACGGAGATGCTGACCGATTGGTGCTTGTCGATGAAACCGGTACGGTGCTGGATGGTGATGGCTTACTCTGGATCCTAGCCCGACATTTGGCTGAAACGGGGAAGCTTCGCCGTGCTGTCGTGGTGGGAACGGTGATGTCGAACTTCGGCTTGGAGAGGGCACTGGGCACCCTTGGCGTCCAGCTTGTGCGAGCACCGGTGGGCGACCGCTACGTCGTCGAGCTGATGCGGCAGAGTGGAAGCCAACTCGGAGGAGAACCATCGGGTCACATCGTTTGGCTCGACCACACAACGACCGGCGACGGGATACTCACGGCACTAGCGGTGTTGCAGATCGCGAGCTTGCGCCAGCGGCGCTTGAGCGAACTGCGCACGGGCCTCGACTTGTTGCCTCAGATTCAAACGAACGTTGAGGCTAAAAATCCACGTGCAGCGGTTGCAGACGAGCACGTGCAGCGGGTTACACGGGCTGCCGGAGAGGCGCTCGAAGGAAAAGGACGCGTTCTCGTACGTGCCTCGGGCACCGAGCCGGTGGTGCGGATTTTGGTGGAAGGCGAGGACGTAGGGCTGTTGGCAACTTGGGCGGAGGAGCTTGCAGCGGCCGTACGCGCGGTGTCGGCACGGTAA
- a CDS encoding aspartate kinase — MALIVQKYGGTSVGNLARIRAVAERVAGTWREGNRVIVVVSAMAGETNRLLKLAHDLSPQPVPREVDVIAAAGEQVSVGLVAIALQDLGVPARSLLGFQVPVETDGVFQKARIKSIDASKLLQIVNAGEVAVVAGFQGVDRLGNLTTLGRGGSDTSAVAIAAAVKADACEIYTDVDGIYTTDPRICPNARKLERISFDEMLELASLGAKVLQIRSVEFAKRYGVPLCVRSSFNNEPGTWVVAEEPSMEDVLVSGVAADQNEAKITIQRVPDRPGLAARIFGPIAREHIVVDMIIQNASEDGYTDVTFTVPRADHARALAIVRQVAAGIGAAGVTSDTNIAKISVVGLGMRSHAGVAARMFEVLAQEGINIQMISTSEIKISIVIDAKYTELAVRVLHAALVEQGFREESSV, encoded by the coding sequence GTGGCGTTGATTGTTCAGAAATATGGCGGCACCTCTGTAGGAAACTTGGCCCGCATTCGAGCTGTTGCAGAGCGGGTTGCTGGGACGTGGCGCGAAGGGAATCGAGTCATTGTTGTCGTCTCCGCCATGGCTGGCGAAACGAACCGCTTGCTTAAATTGGCTCACGATCTGTCACCGCAACCTGTACCGCGCGAGGTCGATGTCATCGCTGCCGCTGGGGAACAAGTTTCGGTGGGTTTGGTCGCCATTGCGCTTCAGGACCTGGGTGTTCCCGCGCGGTCTCTGCTCGGTTTCCAGGTGCCAGTGGAAACCGATGGGGTGTTTCAGAAGGCCCGGATCAAATCGATCGACGCCTCGAAACTGCTGCAAATTGTCAACGCGGGCGAGGTTGCCGTAGTTGCCGGTTTTCAAGGCGTGGATCGTCTTGGTAACTTGACCACTTTAGGCAGGGGTGGCAGCGATACGAGTGCCGTGGCCATTGCTGCTGCCGTGAAAGCGGATGCGTGCGAAATCTACACGGATGTAGATGGGATCTACACAACCGATCCGCGGATTTGCCCCAATGCTCGGAAACTAGAGCGCATTTCGTTCGACGAAATGCTGGAACTCGCGAGCTTGGGGGCGAAAGTTTTACAAATCCGCTCGGTGGAGTTCGCGAAACGATACGGCGTGCCGCTTTGCGTTCGATCGAGCTTTAACAACGAACCCGGAACCTGGGTCGTTGCGGAGGAGCCTAGCATGGAAGACGTTTTGGTTTCTGGTGTGGCGGCAGATCAAAACGAAGCGAAAATCACGATTCAGCGAGTGCCCGACCGTCCCGGCCTAGCGGCACGCATCTTTGGTCCGATCGCCCGGGAGCACATTGTCGTGGACATGATCATTCAGAACGCGAGCGAAGATGGCTACACAGACGTGACTTTTACGGTCCCGCGTGCGGATCACGCTCGTGCACTGGCCATTGTGCGGCAAGTGGCGGCAGGGATTGGCGCGGCCGGGGTGACCTCCGACACCAACATCGCCAAAATTTCAGTCGTGGGCTTGGGGATGCGCAGCCACGCTGGTGTAGCAGCGCGCATGTTCGAGGTGCTCGCCCAGGAGGGAATTAACATCCAGATGATTTCGACCTCGGAGATCAAGATCTCGATCGTCATTGACGCGAAATATACCGAGCTTGCGGTACGGGTGCTGCATGCAGCCTTGGTGGAGCAAGGGTTCCGCGAGGAGTCCAGCGTATGA
- the tsaE gene encoding tRNA (adenosine(37)-N6)-threonylcarbamoyltransferase complex ATPase subunit type 1 TsaE yields MAAECFQTSNVVTFVLENEGDTRALGWALGQFVGPGDRIALCGNLGAGKTTLVRGVADGVGCGAERVRSPTFTLVNEYLGGRLPVYHVDFYRLDASVLDLLALREVLYGDGVALVEWWDRVAGESCHLRIDLEFLSGTQRNARLTAFDRRYQSWIESLQEQGGTWR; encoded by the coding sequence ATGGCTGCTGAGTGCTTCCAAACTTCCAATGTTGTGACATTCGTCCTCGAGAACGAAGGGGACACACGCGCTTTGGGCTGGGCGCTCGGCCAGTTTGTTGGTCCCGGCGATCGGATCGCACTGTGCGGGAACTTGGGCGCTGGCAAGACCACGCTGGTGCGCGGCGTTGCAGATGGGGTAGGCTGCGGCGCTGAGCGTGTCCGAAGTCCGACGTTCACCTTGGTGAACGAGTACTTGGGGGGAAGGCTCCCTGTGTACCACGTTGACTTTTACCGACTAGATGCGAGCGTCTTGGACCTTCTCGCGTTGCGGGAAGTCCTTTACGGCGATGGCGTCGCCTTGGTGGAGTGGTGGGATCGGGTTGCCGGCGAGTCGTGCCATCTACGGATCGACTTGGAGTTCCTCAGCGGCACTCAGCGCAATGCGAGGCTGACTGCGTTTGATCGCCGGTACCAAAGTTGGATTGAGTCTTTGCAGGAACAGGGTGGAACGTGGCGTTGA
- a CDS encoding cysteine desulfurase: protein MIYLDYNATTPVRSEALSAMWPYLREAYGNPSSVHALGSAARVAIEDARATVAATLGVTPPEVIFTSGGTEANHLALWGTAWVQRPGVILSTPIEHSSVLRPLEWLVDQGWEVRWLKLSTDGLVDLNFLERALTSEVRLVSIGWANNEIGTIQPLQEIHTICRAHRVWLHTDAVQTVGKIPLGELPADLVSVSGHKFGGPKGSGVLVVRRGVRVQPLLRGGGQERGLRAGTENVAGIVGLAAALEVSVAEVATFAEKTGRLRDRLWNCLQAIPGVQRHGAVGAHCLPNTLMVTFEGVTSDTLVAALDLEGICVSAGSACAAGAAEPSHVLLALGVPHPLAAGAIRFSLGPDLTEAAIDFVAASVAEQVARIRGSEGTLEHAMGGRTR, encoded by the coding sequence ATGATTTACCTGGATTACAATGCAACGACGCCGGTGCGTAGCGAAGCCTTATCGGCGATGTGGCCGTACTTGCGCGAGGCGTACGGGAACCCGTCTAGCGTTCATGCACTGGGCAGTGCGGCGAGGGTAGCCATTGAGGACGCGCGGGCAACGGTTGCCGCCACTTTGGGCGTAACCCCGCCGGAAGTCATCTTCACCAGTGGTGGCACTGAAGCAAATCACCTTGCGCTGTGGGGAACTGCGTGGGTTCAGAGGCCAGGAGTGATTCTCTCCACGCCCATTGAACATTCTTCTGTGCTTCGGCCCCTCGAGTGGCTGGTGGACCAGGGCTGGGAAGTGCGCTGGCTGAAGCTTTCCACAGACGGGCTTGTGGATCTGAACTTTCTAGAGCGAGCCCTGACATCGGAGGTCCGACTGGTCTCGATTGGCTGGGCGAACAACGAGATTGGCACGATTCAGCCCCTGCAAGAGATTCATACGATTTGCCGGGCGCACAGAGTGTGGTTGCACACCGACGCTGTACAGACCGTGGGCAAAATCCCACTCGGTGAGTTGCCAGCAGATCTGGTTTCGGTGTCAGGCCATAAGTTTGGCGGGCCGAAGGGATCTGGGGTGCTGGTCGTTCGGCGAGGGGTTCGGGTTCAACCCTTGCTGCGCGGCGGGGGGCAAGAGCGCGGTTTACGGGCGGGTACGGAAAATGTCGCTGGCATTGTAGGACTGGCTGCCGCCCTTGAGGTTTCCGTTGCAGAAGTTGCGACATTTGCGGAAAAAACCGGACGCTTGCGGGACCGTCTTTGGAACTGCTTGCAGGCGATCCCCGGTGTGCAGCGGCACGGGGCTGTGGGCGCACACTGCTTGCCGAACACATTGATGGTAACGTTCGAGGGTGTCACCTCGGACACGCTCGTGGCGGCACTCGACTTGGAGGGGATTTGTGTCTCTGCTGGATCGGCGTGTGCAGCCGGTGCGGCGGAACCCTCTCACGTGTTGCTAGCGCTCGGGGTGCCGCACCCGCTCGCTGCTGGGGCGATCCGTTTCAGCCTTGGGCCGGACCTCACGGAGGCAGCGATCGATTTCGTTGCCGCGAGCGTAGCGGAGCAGGTGGCGCGTATTCGGGGAAGTGAAGGAACGTTGGAGCACGCGATGGGGGGCCGAACGCGATGA
- the cdaA gene encoding diadenylate cyclase CdaA, with product MLDFLTTLRIQDAIDILVIAYIIYRIIDLIRGTRAVQMLIGLGVVFLAFLSSQYFELYTLNWILDNFLSSILLVIIVIFQDDIRRALTQVGTRPFFGTAKWIEREELEEIVRAAVALASKRIGALIVLQREVGLNEYVEVGTRLDARVSKELILSIFLPSSPIHDGAIIIHHGRIIAAGCFLPLTSNPHVSRTLGTRHRAAIGLTEETDAVVVVISEEEGAISLVREGRITRDVDAGTLRTTLQKLLGA from the coding sequence ATGTTGGATTTCTTGACCACCCTCCGAATTCAAGACGCGATCGACATCCTTGTCATCGCTTACATTATCTACCGCATTATCGACCTCATTCGGGGCACCCGCGCTGTCCAAATGTTGATAGGGCTCGGCGTTGTCTTCCTCGCTTTTCTCTCGTCCCAGTATTTCGAGCTTTATACGCTGAATTGGATCTTGGACAATTTCTTGAGCTCCATCCTGCTGGTCATCATCGTGATCTTCCAGGACGACATTCGGCGAGCACTCACGCAGGTGGGAACCCGTCCCTTTTTCGGCACGGCTAAGTGGATCGAACGAGAAGAGTTGGAAGAGATTGTGCGCGCCGCGGTTGCCTTGGCGAGCAAGAGGATCGGGGCACTGATCGTTCTTCAGCGGGAAGTCGGCTTGAACGAGTACGTTGAAGTCGGCACCCGTTTAGATGCTCGAGTCAGTAAGGAGTTAATTCTCAGCATCTTCCTACCGAGTTCTCCAATCCACGATGGAGCCATCATTATCCACCACGGCCGGATCATTGCTGCCGGCTGCTTCCTTCCCCTGACGTCGAACCCGCACGTCAGCCGTACCTTGGGGACGCGTCATCGAGCGGCCATCGGGTTGACCGAAGAGACCGATGCGGTGGTCGTGGTCATATCCGAAGAGGAGGGCGCAATCTCTTTAGTGCGAGAGGGCCGCATCACTCGCGACGTGGACGCCGGAACGTTGCGGACTACGTTGCAGAAATTATTGGGCGCGTGA
- the cimA gene encoding citramalate synthase, whose amino-acid sequence MTEAPTVELYDTTLRDGCQAEDISFTVEDKLRIAERLDDFGIKYIEGGWPGSNPRDEAFFRQAKQLRLKQARIAAFGSTCRAGLRPHQDPIFRKLLLADTPVVTIFGKTWDLHVREDLRIPLQANLELIYESIAYLKRHVDTVIFDAEHFFDGFRANPDFALECCRVAAEAGADWICLCETNGGRMPDEVAAGVDAVRAAVSTPLGIHCHNDSELAVANSLIAVQHGVRQVQGTINGIGERCGNANLCSIVANLQLKMGYRVVTAAQLRQLRELSHFVWELANIEPNKRQPYVGLSAFAHKGGVHVAAVQKNPRTYEHIDPALVGNRQRVLVSDLSGKGNIIYKAQEFGLDLESVKPSVRRVLQEVKELESRGFQFEGAEASFELLLQKGLNGRRTRHFRLIGFRVIDEKRTEDEPPLSEATIMIEGPDGEVEHTAAQGNGPVNALDNALRKALRKFYPQIDEVQLLDYKVRVLGGGEGTKATVRVLIESGDGKDRWGTVGVSHNVIEASWQALVDSIDYKLYKDRKQKRRSRPPAPTSEPL is encoded by the coding sequence ATGACCGAGGCGCCCACAGTCGAACTCTACGACACGACGTTGCGCGACGGTTGTCAGGCCGAGGACATTTCGTTTACCGTCGAGGACAAGCTGCGCATTGCCGAGCGCCTAGACGACTTCGGGATTAAGTACATCGAAGGGGGATGGCCGGGCTCCAACCCGCGAGACGAAGCATTTTTCCGCCAGGCAAAGCAGCTCCGACTGAAACAGGCGCGGATTGCCGCCTTTGGCTCCACTTGCCGCGCAGGGCTACGGCCCCATCAGGATCCGATCTTTCGCAAACTTCTCCTAGCTGACACTCCGGTGGTGACCATCTTTGGAAAAACCTGGGACCTACATGTGCGCGAGGACTTGCGCATTCCCCTCCAGGCAAACCTCGAATTGATTTACGAGAGCATTGCGTACTTGAAGCGCCACGTGGACACCGTGATCTTCGACGCCGAGCATTTTTTCGATGGCTTCCGGGCTAACCCGGACTTCGCCCTCGAGTGCTGCCGCGTGGCGGCTGAAGCCGGGGCGGATTGGATTTGCCTCTGCGAGACGAACGGTGGACGCATGCCAGACGAAGTCGCAGCCGGCGTTGATGCCGTTCGCGCCGCGGTGTCCACCCCGCTGGGGATTCACTGCCACAACGACTCCGAGCTTGCCGTGGCCAATAGCCTCATTGCCGTGCAGCACGGCGTGCGGCAGGTGCAAGGTACGATTAACGGAATCGGTGAACGCTGCGGGAATGCCAATCTCTGTTCCATCGTTGCCAACTTGCAGTTGAAGATGGGTTACCGCGTTGTGACGGCGGCTCAACTTCGGCAACTGCGCGAACTATCCCACTTTGTCTGGGAACTTGCGAATATTGAGCCGAACAAGCGCCAGCCCTACGTGGGCCTGAGCGCGTTTGCTCATAAAGGAGGGGTACACGTTGCCGCCGTGCAAAAAAACCCTCGGACCTATGAGCACATCGACCCTGCACTTGTTGGTAACCGACAGCGGGTTTTGGTGTCCGACCTCTCCGGTAAGGGTAATATTATTTATAAAGCGCAGGAGTTTGGCCTCGACCTCGAATCCGTGAAGCCCTCGGTGCGCAGGGTGCTGCAAGAAGTCAAAGAGTTGGAGAGCCGGGGTTTCCAATTCGAAGGCGCAGAGGCGTCATTCGAGCTGTTGCTGCAAAAGGGCTTGAACGGTAGGCGCACCCGCCACTTTCGCCTGATTGGTTTCCGCGTCATCGACGAAAAGCGCACCGAAGACGAGCCCCCCCTGTCGGAAGCGACGATCATGATCGAAGGGCCCGACGGCGAGGTGGAGCACACGGCGGCGCAAGGAAATGGTCCGGTAAACGCCTTAGATAACGCGTTGCGCAAGGCTCTGCGGAAATTTTACCCGCAGATCGACGAGGTCCAGCTCCTCGACTACAAGGTCCGGGTGTTAGGCGGGGGCGAAGGGACTAAAGCCACAGTGCGTGTGCTGATTGAGTCGGGCGACGGCAAGGATCGGTGGGGAACGGTCGGCGTATCCCACAATGTCATCGAGGCTAGCTGGCAGGCGCTTGTCGATAGTATCGATTACAAGCTGTACAAGGATCGCAAACAAAAAAGGCGCTCTCGCCCTCCCGCTCCGACCTCGGAGCCGCTTTAA